DNA sequence from the Liolophura sinensis isolate JHLJ2023 chromosome 1, CUHK_Ljap_v2, whole genome shotgun sequence genome:
TAAGTTTGTTGGTTCCTTGTATGGGAGAAAAACACATACTGCTtagaaaacaaattttacaagcaaattaaaacacatggaATCTTAATACAAGAATTGAtataagaatacatgtatgtcatatgtaacaaaaaaaaaacaattcttttCTTAAAGGATttatgaaacaaagaaataaagaataaaagttCAGCATTCGAGATAATAATAGTGAAATGAATTAAacagtcagtttttttttattttggggggTATTTCCTTTGTTCTCATAacaaaaatttaatgattatGGATCTTATCAGCTCATGAAATTGGTATGAACATTTTCCTACAACCCCTCATTGCCTATGGCAGTTAGTTTAATTGGTGACGGACTGGCTGGCTGAGTAAAGGGAAAGTCTATAGATTTGTTAGTGGTGTTGAGAGTTGTGAATATTGAGCTCATGTTGGGTGCCAGTGAGGTGGTTGTAAGGTCTTGAGGCACTGGAATCACATGAAAGACATAGACATCCGTGGTGATGGACTGTATGGCAATGACACACCCCAGCAATATAAGCAACCAGTACTTGTCAGCTTGCTGAAAACAAGACCATAACAAGTGCAAGTACTCGGGATTCTGTTTCATTATGCTAATTACCTGATAAATGGACTTTTGGTATAGTGCACATGTGGACAACGATCCAAGATGTATAAGACTCTGGGATTGAaagagtacatgtaggctgcTTATGGTCATATTTattgacataaatgtacatcaagTTACCAGTACATAAGTTAAGTAAGTCATTATTTCACAGCTTGtggtaaatgaaaatgtaagAAAACTGTTTcgttattttaaatgtattaaaattccTTACACCCCTCATCTTGACAACtcgtttcacttataccaaaaGTAGTGGTGAATTGCTAACTTATTTGTTCCTTGATTACAACATTGTTCtaggaatattccacttatacaacagaAATTAACTGGACCTACCAGAAAAATAATAGGACATATTCTTGGGCAACCCTTTCTTCCATCTCTCACCATACACAACTCAAACTACATTATGTAAGTCCCTACCCCTATCATCAGAAAGATGGGTTTGAAACCAAGTTTACATTTGCCTGGAAGGGTGGTCTGAGCACTGTACAAGTGTCCT
Encoded proteins:
- the LOC135474465 gene encoding uncharacterized protein LOC135474465, which encodes MADTGDSATKLDSGAIYRDVSQTTVCALRLFGVIVALMVVISFILALVQGMDNPTFYLLACNVVISSFVAVVLIWWYRGGDLQADKYWLLILLGCVIAIQSITTDVYVFHVIPVPQDLTTTSLAPNMSSIFTTLNTTNKSIDFPFTQPASPSPIKLTAIGNEGL